From the Malus domestica chromosome 17, GDT2T_hap1 genome, one window contains:
- the LOC114822490 gene encoding nuclear transcription factor Y subunit C-2-like: MDLNHSINFPSSSSTSSPFDDFMPLDSFMLPDCDPHLSTKEEEDHEAKRSSFTQLQKDNIDLFWNQQLFEIQNTPVRKTHHEFPIARVKRIMKSDGKVKLISSETPILFSKACELFIMELTLRSWLHTEESKRRTLQHCDISRALRNDQLLDFLVSIANLF, encoded by the exons ATGGATTTGAACCATTCTATCAATTTCCCATCTTCTTCGAGCACTTCTTCCCCATTCGATGATTTCATGCCATTGGATTCTTTCATGCTACCCGATTGCGACCCTCATCTTTCTACCAAAGAG GAGGAAGATCATGAGGCGAAACGCTCTAGTTTTACTCAACTGCAGAAGGATAATATAGATCTATTTTGGAATCAACAGTTGTTCGAGATTCAAAATACACCAG TGAGGAAAACCCATCACGAATTTCCTATTGCAAGGGTAAAACGAATAATGAAATCAGATGGAAAAGTTAAG TTGATTAGCTCGGAGACTCCCATCTTGTTCTCCAAAGCATGTGAGCTTTTCATCATGGAGCTCACACTTCGTTCATGGTTGCACACCGAAGAAAGCAAGAGGCGTACACTTCAGCATTGTGACATATCCAGGGCTCTTCGGAATGATCAACTTCTTGACTTCTTGGTGTCTATCGCAAACTTGTTCTAA
- the LOC103401498 gene encoding F-box/kelch-repeat protein At3g06240: MSQVHESESPEDKVVEILSRLPPKSLMRFKCIRKSWCTLINSPSFVAKHLNNSVDNKRSSNTCILLNRSQMPVFPDNSWKYEVFWSMISLSIDSDEHNLHYDVEDLNIPFPMEDHHPVVIHGHCNGIVCVITGKHVVLCNPAIGEFRQLPDCLLLPLPNIKFQLETSFGGLGFGYDCKAKEYKVVRITENCEYSDAERTYYHRIDLPHTAQVYTTTANSWKEIKIDISSKSYLDSCPVYLKGFCYWIANDGEEFILSFDLGDEIFHRIQMPLGRESSLQFCNLFLYNESLACFCSLYGPSDNSRLFEIFEIWVMDDYHGVKSSWTKLLAIGPFKHNENPLTFWKSDEFLMATSDRRATSYNSSTGNLKYLHIPPIMNEVIDLQALIYVESIVPVN; encoded by the coding sequence ATGTCCCAGGTGCATGAAAGTGAAAGTCCTGAAGATAAGGTGGTCGAAATTTTGTCCAGATTGCCACCCAAGTCTCTGATGCGATTCAAATGCATACGCAAGTCTTGGTGCACTCTCATCAATAGTCCAAGTTTTGTGGCCAAACACCTCAACAATTCCGTGGACAACAAACGCTCATCCAACACTTGTATCCTTCTCAACCGTTCTCAGATGCCCGTTTTCCCAGACAACAGTTGGAAATATGAAGTTTTTTGGTCCATGATTAGCCTTTCCATTGATAGTGATGAGCACAACCTTCATTATGATGTTGAGGACCTAAATATACCGTTTCCAATGGAAGACCATCATCCTGTAGTGATTCACGGTCATTGCAATGGGATTGTCTGTGTAATAACAGGGAAACATGTTGTTTTATGCAATCCTGCAATTGGGGAATTCAGGCAACTTCCCGATTGCCTCCTTCTACCCCTTCCCAACATAAAATTCCAATTGGAGACGAGCTTTGGAGGATTGGGATTCGGCTATGATTGCAAAGCTAAAGAATACAAGGTTGTGCGAATTACAGAAAATTGTGAGTATTCAGATGCTGAACGAACATATTACCATCGTATTGATCTTCCTCATACGGCTCAGGTATACACCACGACTGCTAACTCTTGGAAGGAGATCAAGATTGATATATCAAGTAAAAGCTATCTTGATTCTTGTCCAGTGTACTTGAAGGGATTTTGTTATTGGATTGCAAATGATGGCGAGgaattcatactttcatttgaTTTAGGTGATGAGATATTTCATAGAATACAAATGCCTCTTGGGAGAGAATCCAGTTTGCAGTTTTGTAATCTTTTTCTGTATAATGAATCCCTTGCTTGTTTTTGCTCTCTTTACGGTCCAAGTGACAATTCTAGAttatttgaaatatttgaaATATGGGTAATGGATGACTATCACGGAGTGAAGAGTTCATGGACAAAACTCCTAGCCATTGGACCCTTTAAACACAATGAGAATCCATTGACATTTTGGAAAAGTGACGAGTTTCTTATGGCTACCTCAGATAGAAGAGCCACCTCTTATAATTCGAGTACCGGAAACCTCAAGTATCTTCATATTCCTCCTATTATGAATGAGGTTATAGATTTACAAGCTCTTATTTATGTGGAAAGTATTGTTCCAGTCAACTGA